Proteins from a single region of Dyadobacter fanqingshengii:
- a CDS encoding glycosyltransferase family 2 protein, which yields MSLFGLPQWISPHLFTNKRFQDLTGEEIERLKTNISRFKEESPDVSVVIPAWNEENNIYRTLSSLSASKSKYKVEIIVINNNSTDGTQHVLETLGVRTYLQTVQGTPFARQMGLELARGKYHLCADSDTFYPPDWIDLMVAPMVKDSGITGVYGNYAFIPPENQGRLGLWIYEKFAGIMIRIRKKNREYLNVYGFNMGFVTEIGRSTGGFKVSGSRVYANIVGSDFQNEAEDGRMALNLKKAGNLKMVTDSRAKVFTSPRRLLDDGSITNAFFNRAKRQLKGMRDYLSMF from the coding sequence ATGAGTTTATTTGGCTTGCCGCAATGGATTTCCCCGCATCTTTTTACGAATAAGCGGTTCCAGGATCTCACAGGCGAAGAAATTGAGCGCCTGAAAACGAACATCAGCCGTTTCAAAGAAGAAAGCCCAGATGTATCCGTAGTAATTCCCGCCTGGAACGAAGAAAACAACATCTACCGCACGCTCTCATCATTGTCAGCCAGCAAGAGTAAATACAAGGTTGAAATTATTGTCATCAATAATAATTCAACCGATGGCACGCAGCATGTTCTGGAAACGCTGGGCGTTCGAACCTATCTTCAAACGGTCCAGGGAACGCCATTCGCGAGACAAATGGGTTTGGAACTGGCACGCGGTAAATATCATCTCTGCGCCGATTCCGATACATTTTACCCGCCCGACTGGATTGATCTGATGGTTGCTCCCATGGTTAAAGATTCGGGAATTACGGGCGTTTATGGCAACTATGCTTTCATTCCGCCTGAAAATCAGGGCCGCTTAGGACTTTGGATCTATGAAAAATTTGCCGGGATTATGATCAGAATACGGAAGAAGAATCGCGAGTATCTGAATGTCTACGGCTTCAATATGGGCTTTGTTACGGAGATCGGCCGCTCCACGGGAGGCTTTAAAGTAAGCGGCTCACGCGTGTATGCCAACATTGTGGGAAGCGATTTCCAAAACGAGGCGGAGGACGGCCGCATGGCATTGAATCTGAAAAAAGCCGGAAATTTGAAAATGGTGACCGATTCCCGCGCAAAGGTTTTCACATCCCCACGCCGGTTACTGGACGATGGCAGCATTACAAATGCCTTCTTTAACCGCGCCAAAAGACAGTTGAAAGGAATGCGTGACTATCTCTCGATGTTTTAG
- a CDS encoding SpoIIE family protein phosphatase, producing MIAFSDPPLNVKKILLVEDNHMFRRVFEASLIKAGYSCVACESGAEALALLVVETPDLILSDYDMPQMNGFDFRQAVLLNPKISDIPFVFLTSFTDNSLILEGLSMYAIDFINKETPIPVIISKLGNIIKSLENEHVRSVRELRVAAETLNVKSIPTQSPNVSGFRLHYWHKGYLGYPGGDFIDFVQADSRFCFTFLGDIMGKKWTAWFFTFGFLSYIRAAIRFCVLDNDFTLDTIVQKINKLICMDESLQNILSSLSLLLLDSETGEVHYTGAGDLPLISFDQESASVKTVLSSGLLLGLMEEGFYDKQIIQMKTGDQLVIFTDGMIDIPSSGSKKSDYPFFVSKITPYLGKAESFELIKTAVLESINDTNQMDDASIIFIEKT from the coding sequence ATGATCGCGTTCTCTGATCCTCCCCTTAATGTAAAGAAAATCCTGCTCGTTGAGGATAATCACATGTTTCGTAGGGTTTTTGAAGCTTCCCTGATCAAAGCCGGATATAGTTGTGTGGCTTGCGAGTCGGGCGCCGAGGCATTGGCGTTGCTCGTAGTTGAAACGCCGGACCTGATCCTGTCCGACTACGATATGCCTCAAATGAACGGTTTCGACTTCCGGCAGGCCGTTTTGCTCAACCCGAAGATAAGCGATATCCCATTTGTTTTCCTGACGTCTTTTACGGATAACTCACTGATCCTGGAAGGATTAAGCATGTATGCCATTGATTTTATCAACAAAGAAACGCCTATTCCGGTTATCATTTCCAAGCTGGGGAATATTATCAAATCACTTGAAAACGAGCACGTCAGGTCCGTCCGGGAGCTGCGGGTGGCAGCCGAAACGCTTAATGTAAAATCTATCCCCACACAGAGCCCGAACGTTTCCGGTTTTCGCCTGCATTACTGGCATAAGGGCTATCTGGGTTATCCCGGGGGCGATTTTATTGATTTTGTGCAGGCCGATAGTCGGTTTTGTTTTACCTTTCTGGGTGATATCATGGGGAAAAAGTGGACCGCGTGGTTTTTTACTTTTGGTTTCCTGAGCTACATCCGCGCAGCCATCCGATTTTGCGTGCTGGACAATGATTTCACACTCGACACCATTGTCCAAAAGATCAACAAACTGATTTGTATGGACGAAAGCCTGCAAAACATCCTTTCGAGCCTGTCCCTGCTTTTGCTCGACAGTGAGACCGGGGAAGTCCATTACACAGGAGCGGGCGATCTGCCTCTGATCAGTTTTGATCAGGAATCGGCCAGTGTTAAGACTGTGCTTTCTTCCGGACTGCTGCTTGGATTAATGGAAGAAGGATTTTATGACAAGCAGATCATTCAAATGAAAACGGGCGATCAGCTGGTGATTTTCACAGACGGCATGATAGACATCCCTTCATCGGGCTCGAAAAAGAGTGACTACCCGTTTTTTGTCTCTAAAATAACACCCTATCTCGGCAAGGCCGAAAGTTTTGAACTGATTAAGACCGCCGTGCTGGAAAGCATCAACGACACCAATCAAATGGATGATGCCAGCATTATTTTTATTGAGAAAACATAA
- a CDS encoding anti-sigma regulatory factor, giving the protein MEHDRIRIHFTSNREEIPGILNTCLEHVTQRTKTSPPSPEIFAKVKWVITELLTNAVKHSGTGHCTLIIKVDENRLTLQKEDKGNPLSLSEQDTGSVFTWPIENFTGKLEFQIYHNGVDSLILKSEKANQVRFYIEELEGVEMPGLLIDTSEHFGLLIMTKASDEFWYEYDPKTKINRFVSLFNLKNN; this is encoded by the coding sequence ATGGAGCACGATCGGATCAGAATTCATTTTACAAGTAACCGGGAAGAGATTCCGGGCATTTTAAATACTTGCCTGGAACACGTCACGCAAAGGACAAAAACGTCGCCCCCATCTCCCGAAATATTTGCAAAAGTAAAATGGGTCATCACCGAACTGCTCACAAACGCAGTAAAACATTCGGGCACAGGACATTGCACATTGATTATTAAGGTGGACGAAAACCGGCTGACACTTCAAAAGGAGGACAAGGGAAACCCGCTGTCGCTGTCTGAACAGGACACGGGGAGCGTTTTCACCTGGCCCATCGAAAATTTTACAGGCAAGCTCGAATTTCAGATTTATCACAATGGCGTTGATTCGCTGATCCTCAAATCGGAGAAAGCCAATCAGGTGAGGTTTTATATCGAGGAACTGGAAGGCGTGGAAATGCCGGGCTTACTGATCGACACCAGCGAACATTTCGGCCTGCTGATCATGACGAAGGCTTCGGACGAATTTTGGTATGAATATGATCCCAAAACCAAGATTAATCGCTTTGTGAGCCTGTTTAATCTCAAAAATAACTGA
- a CDS encoding flippase, with protein MENKPKDQYWIKSGFINILQNFSGVFFGFAGFYVLVRLLSKHDFGVWTLFISTTTILEAIRSGLLQNALVKYISSSDKKEHPEIITASFAISGIVSVFCITTILLIAPFLSRIWDSPQLVSLLYFYIAIYLFSGMQAQFNGVEQANLRFNGIFITTIIRQGTFFAYVLACFVFSIHVELIYLVWVQILSALLGMLIAYNFAKDNLVLSRNVSKMWVNKLFGYGKYAFGTLISSLLSGTIDQMMLGALLSPAASGAFNIAVRVTNLIDIPGNAVATIVFPQSAKRMESEGTGAIKYLYEKSVGTTLALVVPVVLFLYLFSGTVIHLIAGEKYNDSIPLLQITLLYCLLGPFGRLFGNILDSIGKTRVTFLVVIGSATLNLILNYFLIRSIGVMGAAYATLISSIAGFIVAQVILRKTIGVNVLNTFVYMFQFYPEFLNKHLKPMLKMK; from the coding sequence ATGGAGAATAAGCCCAAAGATCAGTATTGGATTAAGTCGGGGTTTATCAACATACTCCAGAATTTCTCGGGTGTCTTTTTTGGTTTTGCGGGATTTTACGTTCTGGTAAGGTTGCTGTCGAAGCACGATTTCGGCGTGTGGACACTATTTATCAGTACAACTACCATTCTGGAGGCCATTAGGAGCGGCCTTTTGCAAAATGCGCTGGTCAAATATATTTCTTCATCGGACAAGAAAGAACATCCCGAAATAATCACGGCATCATTCGCGATCAGCGGCATTGTTTCTGTTTTTTGCATCACCACCATTCTGTTGATCGCGCCGTTTCTGAGCCGGATCTGGGACTCGCCGCAGCTGGTTTCGCTGCTGTATTTTTACATTGCAATCTATCTTTTTTCGGGAATGCAGGCCCAGTTCAATGGTGTAGAGCAGGCGAATCTTCGCTTCAACGGGATTTTTATTACTACCATTATCCGGCAGGGCACTTTTTTTGCTTATGTGCTTGCGTGTTTTGTGTTTTCCATTCACGTCGAGCTGATCTATTTGGTTTGGGTGCAGATTTTGAGCGCTTTGCTGGGCATGCTGATCGCTTATAATTTCGCAAAAGACAACCTGGTGTTATCGCGCAATGTGAGCAAAATGTGGGTGAACAAGCTCTTTGGTTATGGCAAATATGCATTCGGAACATTGATCAGCTCGTTGCTTTCTGGCACCATTGACCAGATGATGTTGGGCGCATTGCTTTCTCCTGCCGCTTCCGGGGCGTTCAACATTGCCGTAAGGGTTACGAACCTGATCGACATTCCGGGCAATGCGGTAGCCACCATTGTGTTTCCGCAAAGTGCCAAGCGCATGGAGTCCGAAGGAACCGGTGCGATCAAATATTTATATGAGAAATCCGTCGGGACCACACTGGCGCTAGTAGTTCCGGTGGTACTTTTTCTTTATCTTTTCTCAGGAACTGTTATTCACTTAATTGCGGGGGAAAAGTACAACGATTCCATTCCGTTGTTGCAGATAACCCTGCTATATTGCCTGCTGGGCCCATTCGGAAGACTTTTTGGTAATATTCTCGATTCCATAGGAAAAACAAGAGTGACTTTTCTTGTGGTTATTGGCTCGGCAACATTGAATCTTATTCTCAACTATTTTCTGATCAGGTCCATTGGAGTGATGGGCGCTGCTTATGCCACATTGATTTCAAGCATAGCAGGCTTTATCGTGGCGCAAGTCATTCTCAGGAAAACAATAGGTGTAAACGTTCTGAATACTTTTGTTTACATGTTCCAGTTTTACCCCGAGTTTTTGAATAAGCACCTCAAACCAATGCTCAAAATGAAATGA
- a CDS encoding glycosyltransferase family 2 protein translates to MKSVSIVTVNFNQPKVTEDLLRSLEEVNIYPNLEIIVVDNGSKPDPVPGWIAQYPRVKFVRSDRNTGFAGGNNIGIEHTTGEYLFLINNDTEVTADLIGKLVATMEANPKIGMISPKIHYFDQPGVLQYTGYTPMNYYTARNACIGQFEQDRGQYDSLSGVTGYAHGAAMMIRREALEKAGVMAENYFLYYEELDWCERIRNAGYEIHVDLSALIYHKESVAVGKRSALKEFFMNRNRILFIRKNGSAGQFFIFCCYFLLAVVPRNIIQYIKNKEYNFIPVFLKAITWHFTNKADSDNLGYPLTR, encoded by the coding sequence ATGAAAAGTGTTTCCATTGTCACTGTAAATTTCAATCAGCCCAAGGTTACAGAAGATTTGCTCAGGTCATTGGAAGAAGTGAATATTTACCCAAATCTTGAAATAATAGTTGTGGACAATGGAAGCAAGCCCGATCCGGTCCCAGGCTGGATAGCGCAATATCCCAGGGTTAAGTTCGTAAGATCTGATCGAAACACGGGGTTCGCGGGAGGTAACAACATTGGCATTGAACACACTACCGGGGAATATTTATTCCTGATCAACAACGACACGGAAGTAACCGCAGACCTCATCGGCAAGTTGGTCGCTACCATGGAAGCCAACCCGAAAATTGGCATGATTTCTCCTAAAATCCATTATTTTGATCAGCCGGGCGTGTTGCAGTACACAGGTTACACACCGATGAACTACTACACGGCCCGCAACGCGTGTATTGGCCAATTTGAACAGGATAGAGGCCAATATGATTCGCTGAGCGGAGTGACGGGCTATGCGCACGGGGCCGCCATGATGATTCGCCGCGAAGCGCTTGAAAAGGCTGGTGTTATGGCCGAAAACTACTTTCTATATTATGAAGAACTCGATTGGTGCGAACGCATCAGAAATGCGGGTTATGAAATTCATGTAGATCTCTCCGCATTGATTTACCACAAGGAATCCGTCGCAGTAGGGAAGCGATCGGCATTGAAAGAGTTTTTTATGAACCGTAACCGGATTTTATTTATTCGTAAAAATGGCTCAGCGGGCCAATTCTTCATTTTCTGCTGCTATTTCCTACTGGCCGTGGTTCCGCGAAATATCATTCAATACATTAAAAACAAAGAATACAACTTCATTCCCGTATTTCTGAAAGCAATCACCTGGCATTTCACCAATAAGGCGGATAGCGATAACCTGGGCTATCCCTTGACACGTTAA
- a CDS encoding STAS domain-containing protein: MILKVNQINHVAQATILPQEASLANAEMFKEEMITLVANGARLIIVSFENVNYIDSSFLGSLVVALKYAMPRNVDIYLVSLKPDVRNLLTLIRMDKVFKMFKDFEEAMEASQ, translated from the coding sequence ATGATACTCAAAGTAAACCAAATCAACCATGTAGCGCAGGCAACGATTTTGCCGCAAGAGGCAAGCCTTGCCAATGCCGAAATGTTTAAAGAAGAAATGATCACCCTTGTAGCGAACGGTGCACGGCTCATTATAGTGAGTTTTGAAAATGTAAATTATATCGACAGCTCGTTTCTGGGGAGCCTGGTTGTGGCACTTAAATACGCTATGCCCAGAAACGTCGATATTTATCTGGTGTCACTCAAACCGGACGTAAGGAACCTGCTGACGCTGATCAGGATGGATAAAGTCTTTAAAATGTTTAAAGACTTCGAAGAAGCAATGGAGGCATCCCAATAA
- a CDS encoding glycosyltransferase, with the protein MKLKGHQIIIFGLPRFDASIESTNYTTAKLLARHNQVYYVENPFTVRDYFKMRKWPEFAVRKRHFQLSDSSLLDTDIPNLKIVIPPILLSVNFLPENKFFRNLLKINELLIRSKLKTVIKAHGIADFIFINSFNFHYPSVISGLSPVLTVYHCLDPMVLPFNRRHGVVSEEILVKESDVVICSSNQLYNEKKAQNPNTYFVANAADIAHSSKALDPALRVHPVIASIKRPVIGYLGAIERRLDYGLLRQVISKNPDKSFVFVGPVSPEFVPEWFNMAANVHFTGTINYEDMPAVIKGFDVALIPFKKDDFSSSIFPLKLFEYLGAGKPVVSIDFNPDLKEFTKGGVVFCDTPEHFSAAINEALLNDHDTLRRERVAIAAENTWEKRVEAIGEIIYNHLKIKGKA; encoded by the coding sequence ATGAAACTGAAAGGACATCAGATCATAATTTTTGGCTTACCCCGATTTGACGCATCCATTGAATCAACCAATTACACAACTGCCAAGTTACTTGCCAGGCATAATCAGGTGTATTATGTCGAAAATCCGTTTACGGTGAGGGATTATTTCAAAATGCGGAAATGGCCGGAATTTGCGGTCCGTAAAAGGCATTTTCAGCTTTCTGACAGCAGCCTCCTCGATACGGATATTCCCAATTTGAAAATTGTCATTCCGCCGATCCTGCTTTCGGTAAATTTCTTACCGGAAAACAAATTTTTTCGTAATTTATTAAAAATCAATGAGTTATTGATTCGGAGCAAATTAAAGACCGTCATCAAGGCGCACGGGATTGCCGACTTTATTTTCATTAATTCCTTTAATTTTCATTACCCCTCGGTAATTTCCGGGCTGTCACCGGTATTAACGGTTTACCATTGCCTCGATCCCATGGTGTTGCCATTTAACAGGCGGCACGGCGTGGTTTCGGAGGAAATACTGGTGAAAGAAAGTGACGTAGTGATTTGCAGCAGCAATCAGCTTTACAACGAAAAGAAAGCGCAGAACCCAAACACCTATTTTGTCGCCAACGCCGCCGACATTGCGCATAGCAGCAAGGCCCTGGATCCAGCATTACGGGTGCATCCGGTGATTGCCAGCATTAAAAGGCCGGTAATCGGTTACCTGGGAGCCATTGAGCGAAGGCTTGATTACGGCCTTTTGAGGCAGGTTATTTCTAAAAATCCGGATAAAAGTTTTGTTTTCGTAGGCCCGGTTTCACCTGAATTCGTTCCGGAATGGTTCAATATGGCGGCTAATGTGCACTTCACCGGCACCATAAATTATGAGGATATGCCGGCGGTGATCAAGGGTTTCGACGTGGCGCTTATTCCATTTAAAAAGGACGATTTCAGCAGCAGCATTTTTCCTTTAAAATTATTCGAATATCTGGGCGCTGGAAAACCAGTTGTATCCATTGATTTTAATCCCGATCTCAAAGAATTCACCAAAGGTGGTGTTGTATTTTGTGACACACCTGAACATTTTTCAGCGGCTATCAACGAAGCCTTGCTGAATGATCATGATACATTGCGCCGGGAGCGCGTTGCAATCGCTGCCGAAAACACCTGGGAAAAACGGGTGGAAGCCATCGGCGAGATCATTTATAACCACCTGAAAATAAAGGGTAAAGCCTGA
- a CDS encoding acyltransferase family protein — protein sequence MKHRFEVLDIFRGLFATLVFAFHLAPFANTPLLNNRFVENSDMFVDFFFVLSGFVIAYSYQSLSDGPQLKLFLTKRVYRVYPLHLVMLIAFLGMEVAKNILSPYIQVNNLINPANNVYTFFTSLFLINSTPVPGVNDVSWNIPSWSISAEMIAYVVFGSLLVFIHSSGQFVRRNFYYVLIIIIALTSLWLVSQSFQINYSFDYGFLRGILGFFTGVLCFNFFSNTHLSVRAMPSWIFSAGELVTLSLIGLCIYNGEAMKPWGAVFEILFFACIYTFAFEKGLISAGMKRVGLFHKLGQYSYSIYMTHALFVSLFNVLFIRILKFQPEDYAYLVFLNFILIYFASAWTYKNIEMRFQYKSKKKAVSEQVK from the coding sequence ATGAAACACAGGTTCGAAGTCCTGGATATTTTTCGCGGATTGTTTGCGACATTGGTCTTTGCTTTCCACCTCGCACCATTTGCCAACACGCCATTGCTCAACAACCGGTTTGTTGAAAACTCGGATATGTTCGTTGATTTTTTCTTCGTCCTCAGCGGATTCGTGATCGCTTACAGTTATCAATCGCTTTCAGACGGGCCTCAGCTGAAATTGTTTTTAACGAAAAGGGTTTACCGGGTTTATCCCTTGCACCTGGTCATGCTTATAGCATTTCTGGGCATGGAAGTGGCAAAAAATATTTTAAGCCCTTACATCCAGGTGAACAATCTGATCAACCCGGCAAACAATGTGTACACGTTTTTTACCTCGCTTTTCCTCATCAACTCGACGCCTGTTCCTGGCGTTAACGATGTGAGCTGGAACATTCCCAGCTGGTCCATCAGTGCCGAAATGATTGCTTACGTGGTGTTTGGATCGCTATTGGTCTTCATTCATTCATCCGGACAGTTCGTAAGGCGCAACTTTTATTATGTGCTCATCATTATTATTGCATTAACCAGCCTTTGGCTGGTATCCCAGAGTTTTCAGATCAATTACAGCTTTGATTATGGCTTTTTGAGAGGGATTCTGGGCTTTTTCACTGGCGTCTTGTGCTTCAACTTTTTCAGTAACACACACCTTTCCGTGCGCGCCATGCCCTCCTGGATTTTTTCTGCCGGAGAATTAGTAACGCTTTCGCTAATAGGGCTTTGCATTTACAATGGTGAGGCGATGAAACCTTGGGGCGCTGTTTTTGAAATTTTGTTTTTTGCCTGCATTTACACTTTTGCATTTGAAAAAGGCCTCATTTCCGCAGGTATGAAGCGCGTGGGGCTGTTTCACAAGCTCGGCCAGTATTCATATTCCATTTATATGACGCACGCGCTTTTCGTAAGCCTTTTCAATGTGCTTTTCATAAGGATTTTAAAATTTCAGCCGGAAGATTACGCCTATCTGGTCTTTTTGAACTTCATACTCATCTATTTCGCGTCAGCCTGGACGTACAAAAATATTGAGATGCGTTTCCAGTATAAATCGAAGAAAAAAGCGGTTTCTGAACAAGTTAAATAG
- a CDS encoding glycosyltransferase family 2 protein yields MELLFWLSLFVVFYTFLGYGIILYVLVRIRRAVKGKRPVPSLDQDMPTLTLIIAAYNEETIIEDKIQNTLALSYPHGKLSLIFVTDGSSDRTPELVSAYSQIKLLHTPVRSGKILAMHRAMHEVDTEVVVFTDANTYLNPDALLLIARHYADPKVGAVSGEKRVMQDAVSDATAGEGFYWKYESTLKKWDSELYSVVGAAGELFSVRHSLYRQVEPDTILDDFMISMLIAQQGYRIIYEPEAYASELSSENIKEELKRKVRIAAGGIQSILRLKKLLNPLHFPMLSFQYISHRVLRWTVTPFLMILAFFLNILIVINSGSALYGIILFAQVAFYAAALAGWILEKRKIKVKALFVPYYFCVMNYAVIAGIIRFYKGNQSAAWDKSKRKSA; encoded by the coding sequence ATGGAATTACTCTTCTGGCTTAGTCTGTTCGTTGTTTTTTACACATTCCTTGGTTACGGTATCATTTTATATGTTTTGGTCAGGATACGGAGGGCTGTGAAAGGAAAAAGGCCGGTTCCTTCGCTTGACCAGGATATGCCTACGTTGACGCTCATCATTGCTGCGTATAATGAGGAGACCATTATTGAAGACAAGATTCAGAATACGCTCGCACTTTCGTATCCGCATGGAAAACTTAGTCTGATCTTCGTTACGGACGGTTCCTCGGACCGCACGCCGGAACTCGTCAGCGCATACAGCCAGATCAAGCTGCTGCACACGCCCGTACGAAGCGGAAAAATTCTGGCCATGCACCGTGCCATGCATGAGGTTGATACAGAAGTAGTTGTATTTACCGACGCGAATACTTATCTGAACCCGGATGCTTTACTGCTTATCGCCAGACATTATGCCGATCCGAAAGTGGGGGCTGTTTCAGGGGAAAAGCGCGTGATGCAGGATGCCGTTTCCGATGCGACGGCAGGGGAGGGTTTTTATTGGAAATACGAATCGACACTTAAAAAGTGGGATTCCGAGCTTTATTCCGTTGTGGGAGCGGCGGGTGAGCTTTTCAGTGTAAGACATTCGCTTTACAGGCAGGTGGAACCAGACACGATCCTGGACGATTTTATGATCTCCATGCTCATTGCGCAGCAAGGTTACCGCATCATTTATGAACCTGAGGCATATGCTTCGGAGCTATCGTCGGAAAACATTAAGGAAGAACTGAAGCGGAAGGTCCGGATTGCAGCGGGCGGGATTCAGTCCATATTGAGGCTCAAGAAACTGCTTAATCCGCTGCATTTCCCCATGTTATCATTTCAATACATCAGTCACAGAGTATTACGCTGGACTGTCACGCCATTTTTGATGATCCTGGCATTTTTTCTGAACATCCTCATTGTGATCAATTCCGGGAGTGCATTATATGGGATTATCCTTTTCGCACAGGTTGCTTTTTATGCGGCGGCACTGGCTGGGTGGATATTGGAAAAGCGCAAAATTAAGGTGAAGGCCTTATTTGTTCCCTATTATTTTTGCGTAATGAACTATGCCGTAATTGCCGGCATAATCCGATTTTACAAAGGAAATCAAAGTGCAGCCTGGGATAAATCCAAAAGAAAAAGCGCGTAG